One Nicotiana sylvestris chromosome 12, ASM39365v2, whole genome shotgun sequence genomic window carries:
- the LOC138883676 gene encoding uncharacterized protein codes for MAEDLELWDIICNGPYIPMKKFEETGPLVPKGRREYNNIDKKAVEKNYRAKKILMCGIGPDKNNRVSTCDTAKEIWEALQIAHKGTTQVKQSQINILTTEYQLFRMKYDESTQDMNTRFTSIINELHSLGDVIPRNKLVRKILSVLPGSWESKVNVITQAKNLQTLTMDELISNLKTYEMKRKKDSERRETNDLYPKNKNTSYLYPKPSQ; via the coding sequence ATGGCAGAAGATTTAGAACTATGGGACATCATTTGTAATGGTCCATACATTCCCATGAAGAAATTTGAAGAAACAGGACCATTGGTGCCCAAAGGGAGAAGAGAGTACAACAACATTGACAAAAAAGCTGTAGAAAAAAAttatcgtgccaagaaaatcttgatgtGTGGTATAGGACCTGATAAGAACAACAGAGTATCAACTTGCgatactgccaaagaaatatgggaagctttACAAATCGCACACAAAGGAACTACTCAGGTCAAACAATCCCAGATCAACATACTCACCACTGAATATCAGCTCTTCAGGATGAAGTATGATGAGTCCACACAAGATATGAACaccagattcacctccatcataaatgagcttcactcacttggagatgtcattccTAGAAataagcttgtaaggaaaattctcagtgttctacctgggtcttgggaaagtaaggtaaatgtcaTCACTCAAGCTAAAAATCTACAGACTCTgaccatggatgagttgattAGTAATCTGAaaacatacgagatgaaaagaaagaaagacagtgaaagaagagagacTAATGATCTTTACCCAAAGAACAAAAACACGTCAtacctttacccaaagccttcacaatga